Within Vespa velutina chromosome 8, iVesVel2.1, whole genome shotgun sequence, the genomic segment TATAATAAATGCTCAAACTATTaacttaaatttattttatctctcgaTCCTACGTAATCGAATACTCTCTCTTCTTAAGTGCATAGTTCCACAGGTACTATGCGGTATTGATCCACggaaaagattaaatttctcgctattatatttaaagttttcatattaatcatttttatattttattctgaGACAAGCtctttcgttaatatttcaattttaacgaACTGATTATTCTAATAcattcataattttcattatatttcttcttctttaaacaTAGttcagtaattttttttttttttttttttttataaaatcatcaATATAGAAACcatataaagatttatttaattaaacgatttttattattttctataatttttctttaaaaatatcagaaaCTCAATCATCCCTCTCACCTACATAACTTTTGTTACAGATTTGTTCGGTTGACGCTGCATATCTTACAACATATCTACAATCAAGACAAATAGAGTAACCATTAATCAGAGACGGAGGTCAGAAGCGAAGAGGACTTAAGTTATTAGATCGGTATGAAAACGATATTACGGAGTCGGAACGCGTAACTTCTAGTCACTTGTAAAAATCAAACTATTCGTTCATAAAAGCTAAAGctatttaacattaaataagaaaaaataagctttcgatcgatctttgaGCTTCGTAAAtgatttctcttcgtttcttataatactatcgattataaaaaaaaaaagaaatagaaaaagaaaaaagaatgttatCATTGTAACAAATTTCTGATGCTTTCTGAAAGTGGCttaaaatagtataaaatttcattttgtttacaAATACATTTCCATACataatgtatgtgtatatgtatatatatatacgttgtatctatatttattatcatatagtatcgtcaaatatttcattcatatgtatatatatatatatatatatatatatatatatatatatatatgtaaaatgtttgTTTTGCTGAACTTCGCCagtatattttagaaataaaaaaaataaatataaacttaaaaatgctttattaaaaaatcataacaaaaattaaatgcaacttattatattaataataagaatgtaatttttgttataattttttaatgaagcatttgtaattatatttaatatttttcttatttctacttATAAAACAATCTGGTATAATTTGGTGAGGAAAAATcctgtgtatataatatttacatatagtatttagtaatatcattttagtgtaattatttaatatattacatgtacataaatttatattatacttatatctatgtcatatatatatatatatatgcatgagTGAAGTATTGGATGAGTGGTGatattcgattgatttttcaGAACATGTATATGACGGCTCTATGGATCGCTTTTATTTTTGCTCAGTCGAGCAGATTGCTCGTCGAGGGCATCAGATCGCACTATGTCGATTCAACGCAAATCGCGGAGATCAACGAAATGGGCGATAACCCTGCGGATAATAGAGAACCGACGTGCAAAGAATTACGCACGATGTGGAGGTATACCAAACGCCAAAGTAGAGCCATCCAAATTATGCATAAACTTCCATTCGCACAAGACTTCTTCGCGTATAATCCGTGGAAGAATTATCAGCCTCCTCCTCAACCCCCTCTTGACTATCGAGGTGAGAGACCTATCAAATTGGCGGAAAACTTTTATATCCataaacttatatattataagtatatatacttgcatatatatatatatatatatatatatatatatatgttgtatttatatttattatcatatagtATTTAACTCTTATCACTTCAAGAATATCATGAACTGTTCgcctttaaaaaaattttatgctAAAGAAAAggtacataatttttatataagatagttgtttattagtaaaaatatttgttgaataatgcgtgaatataaatataaaaaaaagaaaaaaaaaagaaaaaagaaaaaaactacaCTTGGCAACATTATTATCGGTTGGAGTGATAAGGATTAGCTCTTTGTACACTATAGGCATCGAAATTGTACTTTATAGTATAAAGTACAATTAAGTTTTATACtcctatatatttaattgtatagGATTTAAAAACTACGAAATTCCTGTAGAGAAGTCTTGAAATTGTTGgttgatattatattacaaaattaactGGAGTACAAAGGGTTAAATTTAATGATgtcaaagatttatatattacgacAGGAGTGttctatatttattcatattgcTTCGACACATAACGTAAGATTCATTTACAGAAATGAACCTAATCGAgagaaacgaatgaatgaataatgaGCGAACGAACGGGTGGGTTACTCAAACTCGATTTACGTTAGTTGATTTCTAGTCAAGAAAACGGAGGAAGGCATACAATTGGATCGAGCAGCAGGCTAGTGTTCGAACGTCATTAGTAAAACCACTATGCACGCATTAAGCTCCGTGATGCACCATTcgatatatttcgtatatttgatatatttacacTTTTAGATActttaaaaattcttcaaattcatttcaaaattcgattatttcttttttcctcttgccaaaaggaaaatcaattaacgaaattatttaacCTGCATTCGATATAATAAGCGGCCGCGAAAAGCACTTAACATTTTTACTTGTTGCGCGATGGACGACGCATTTCATTCGTTTGCACACACAAATTGAAAGCAATtgcttctttctatttctctatgtttttatctttttttcacacactctcactcactcactctctctctctctctctctctctttctctttctctttctctttctctctctctctctctctctctctctctctctctctctctctctctctctctctctctctctctctctctctcttcgcccccctatttttttcacttttacttTGTGTTGCCTACGAACAACAAGTATacaaatatttccattatgaatttgttaataacgaatttatttctttttttttttttcttttttgagaaccttttttttactacaaaggattatagaaaaaaaagttttttattataaaacaacgAACGTTAACGTTGGTAATGgattatataataacttttagaAAAGttcaatgataaagataaaggtaaaggatcaaaataaattcattataaaagtaatcgGAAAATAAATGTACAGACTTGTCATCAATAGATTCTGAagaaattaacgaataaaagaaataaatcttgtaaaatttgtaatactAAGCTTAAAGGGAAGTATCGTTGTACTTTGTCGCACAGCACCAAGATTTCACTtaatacgtttttctttttgttctttcaaaAAATAGCACCATGCGTATATAATGCCTATACGCCTAttgtttacgataaaaatttttattaaaaaaaaatgaagtttcTCGTTATTTTTCAACAGATTATACCGATCGACCTCGTACTCGTGCTGCTGGTAGTTCACCACCTATTTATGGAAGAATAGTTCATAAAGCACCGCCAGGAAGTAGACTGCGAAGCAGCCAACAAATGCCACACCAACCTAAGGCCTTTGAAGATGTTGCATATTTGTATGggacaataaattttcatccaCCCTCTTCCCGACGTCGACAATCGAGTTTTCGTATTGGTGGTGGTGCCTCCCCGCCTATATCTCAAGTTCCGCAAGCTGGTAAATTTCAACATTTACGAGACCTAATTCGTGGGGAGAGGGCTCGTGAATTGAAGGTCTGTATACGTCAAATGttatctgttaaaaaaaaaagataacaataataaacatataaaagataaaaaataaaaaagaaataaaaatacatatctcCAAACATAAAACTTTGACAGaagtataaaatgaaattttactcaaaagaaaaaaaaggaaaaaagagaatttaaacgaatctaaaaatttgttttgttcgttcatttcaGAAACAACATGAATCTGATAGAATCGCAGCTGCGAAAGCAGCGACAATCAAGGATTATTCTAACGTCGATCAAGATGATTATCAAAATGTACCACGGCCGCGGAAATACTTTGGAAACTCATTAGATGGATATCAGCAATTTAGAAATCCAAAGGCTGATATCAACCGGGCTTGGTCGGTAAGTTAAAAtagtcttttttctctccattatcattataaagttataataaatatatgcaaatatatgtatatgaattatGCATCTATAACAGATTGCTTATTTAatctattaatcaaataatttaattacttggggagttatatataattttattttatttcttttttataataatagaaatatcaaaaatataatatttgaaaaaataatatattgagcaatgtaatattgttaatacgataacgatagtaaaaaaaagaagtttacgAAGTAAAAAAACTTGATGACATGTATTCTTTACAGCGTGGCGATCATTATTTGCCAGAATATATGCTGCGTTAATGAAGCATTTTCAAGATCAAGGAAATAGCCGACGAAAAAACTGCCGTACGTTTCAATATCATCACTCGTACTATTCTTGGCAGTATTATAGCCCAATTGTTTGATTTTGTCAAAGTTGGATGAATTCCaagatcttaaaaaatattttcgaaatcaCGAAGaaagtgtatatgtatatgtgtatgtgtgtatgtgtatgtatgcttgcttgcatgtatgtgtgtatattatatataacactcTCCAAATATTTCAGTTCCTAATCTatgcatatacacacgtatatatgcacgcacgcacgcgcacACGTACACATTCACACTTACACGTACACAAATGCGTGCagcacacaaacacatacacatacatatacacgaatACGTTTGACGaatttattaagataaatagcaagaaacttgaaaaattaaatttaccatcttttacttttacatgAATTCATcctgaatgtatatatatatgtatatatatatacataattcattattattatacatataaattcattcaggatgattttatgtatattacatattccCTGACAATATActtgtatatttaattgattgtaAAACATTCGAATGAGCAAAGGATTTACCTGCATTCGagaacgtacatatatacatacatatatatatatatatatatatatatatatatatatatatatatatatatatatcaacacaCCGTGTAAATGGTAAAAACTAATCAAAGTGTGATATCCTTAAATAGGACATCTATTACACAAATCTATAACAGTATGCCGAATATATCAAGCTCTCATTACccgatagaaatataataactgtCTTTTCTTGCATTGTCTATTAAGAAGATATCATAATGTATTCGCAATTCTTACGTTTCtcatctttctatttattgaaaacaataaattatcattcgattcttattaaaatgttaaaaaaaaaaaaaacaaaaaaaaccaaaaaaaaaaaacaaaaaaataataataatgacaatacaATCCAATTTGCAATATTCTTTATACTATTCTCGTGTAATTCATtttaagcaaaaaaaagaaactatatatTAAACTGACGATTTTTTATGAGAGCTCAATTGTTCGATAGAGGAACATTAGACTCCgacaaaatataatcaaatgaaataaaaaatcctTACTTCTTTCGCatctttaatgatatttacataatatgtggacaataaaaaatatagtgatatttacatttatagtATACTTaactctatacatatatattgaaattactACGGTACATCCTTTTAAAAACCAAGTGATTGCAGTACACACTATTTGCGTGTATTTGAACTGCAAAAagacaataattattcttaagaCAAAGCTTGTAAAAAGCATGTAAGTAATGTAATTGCAAATTCTCATTATATTCATGTACAAAGCTTGTACAATTTGACAATGCAAGAATGTATAAGAAATAGTTACCTACTCTCAGGATACATTTTTtccaatgaattatatattaatttttttttttattttgacacTGCATGTAGACGATATCTctaaagtttttatttctttttgtaatcaTTTTGACATAATATTACGCACGAAAATGCATTTTTATGTACGAGTGTTTAATTCATTgcaattatctattttttgaatataaatatctcgAGATTTGTCTTTTCAAAAGAGATGTATACTctagtattatttatacgataacAATAgctaattgaatttttatctttattcttacaagctcatatgtatattcaaCACACaaagacacacatacatgcgtaTCTATCGAAATATGCAAATTCacaacatttttattctttaattataatttatagtaGACATGACTTATTATTGTCAGTGCCTGATACACTTTTTGAGACtgttctttaaaaattattataataaaattacaaggaaaaaaaaaagaataatacaaaatcTTAATGGCACACGATTGGTTACATATTCAATACATACAGTCAAACACtaacataaataaacattgACATTATAAATGAGAGCAATGGGATCTTagagaatgaataattaaaagctTACATTATGCCTTATAAACGACAATATTATCTGCATAATACAAATCTTGCTTACTTACATGGATACATTATACAAATTCAATGTATACTGCTGTATCTGAAgagtaatttaattaacaatttgtagTTATATGCGCACGCGCGCGTTTACACATATCGTACATGTGTATTCGCACTCATTAATAAATGCCGCGTAAACgtgttcgatattattacaataatactaTGACTGagttcgcaaaaaaaaaaattacacacGCACGCGCGAACATACACAAATCGCAATTTATATACGATCATTTTTGTTAGCTGCAGTAGAATaagtatattgaaattttattaaattaattattcgaataatatatttatttaatttttttttctttttaatttatttatttctatatttttattgaatttttttttttataaataatttataagacaattaaaattattctttaggAAGTTAAAgatgttattaaattaaagatattaagatTAATGGAATTTATTAAGTTCGTTAATTTGTTGCTAAAGagtgtaattatttattatatgttagtAATTCCGAATCTAAAATAATACGCAACTACTCAGGTTTTTCGCCTGAAAAGCTTTATCAATT encodes:
- the LOC124951116 gene encoding uncharacterized protein LOC124951116, with product MYMTALWIAFIFAQSSRLLVEGIRSHYVDSTQIAEINEMGDNPADNREPTCKELRTMWRYTKRQSRAIQIMHKLPFAQDFFAYNPWKNYQPPPQPPLDYRDYTDRPRTRAAGSSPPIYGRIVHKAPPGSRLRSSQQMPHQPKAFEDVAYLYGTINFHPPSSRRRQSSFRIGGGASPPISQVPQAGKFQHLRDLIRGERARELKKQHESDRIAAAKAATIKDYSNVDQDDYQNVPRPRKYFGNSLDGYQQFRNPKADINRAWSRGDHYLPEYMLR